GCGCGGTGGAGGTGACGCGCCACTTCCCCGCCGCGGTCTCCGTGGTCGTGGAGGAGCACGTGCCGGTGGCGCTGGTGGTGCTCGGCGACCTCTACGTGCTGGACGAGCAGGGCGAGCCCTTCAAGCGCGTGGCCCCCTCGGACGCGCTGGACCTGCCGCTGGTGACGGGCGTGGACCGCGAGGCGTACGTGGCGGACGAGGCGCACACCCGCGCGCGCTTCCGCCAGGCGCTCGAGGTGGCGCGCGCGTACGCGGCGGCTTCCCCCTCGCGCCGCGAGCGCCTGAGCGAGGTGCGCCTCACCGGCGACGCGCTCACGCTGGTGAGCGCCACGGGGCAGGAGGTGCCGCTGGGGGAGGGGATGGAGGCGGAGCAGCTCGCGCAGAAGCTCGCGCGGCTGGAGAAGGTGCGCGGGGAGCTCGCGGAGCGCGGGCTCTCGGCCGAGGTCATCCACCTGGACAACCGGGCGCGTCCCGGCTGGGTGGCGGTGAAGCTTTCCGGTGCCGGCTCCGAGAGGACCGGGACCGCGACGCAGTAAGCAATGGGACGCCCCCGGTCCGCGAGAGCGCGGGGGCGCTGGGAGGGAAGTCCATGGCGAAGCAGAAGTCCGGGGAGATCATCGTCGGCCTCGACATCGGGACCACGAAGATCTGCGCCATCGTCGGTGAGCTCACCGACAGCGGCATCGACATCATCGGCATCGGCACGCACCCGTCGAAGGGGCTGCGCAAGGGCGTGGTCGTCAACATCGAGGCGACCGTGGCCTCCATCCGCCGCGCGGTGGAGGAGGCGGAGCTCATGGCGGGCGCCGAGATCTCCCACGTGTACACCGGCATCGCCGGCGGCCACATCAAGGGCTTCAACTCGCAGGGCATCGTGGCGGTGAAGGAGAAGGAGGTGCGCGAGGCGGACATCGCGCGCGTCATCGACGCCGCCAAGGCCGTGGCCATCCCGCTGGACCGGGAGGTCATCCACGTGCTGCCCCAGGAGTTCATCATCGACGACCAGGGCGGCATCAAGGAGCCGCTCGGGATGGCGGGCGTGCGCCTGGAGGCCAAGGTGCACATCGTCACGGGCGCGGTGAGCAGCGCGCAGAACATCGTGAAGTGCGCGAACCGCACCGGCCTGAACGTCAGCGACATCGTGCTGCAGCCGCTCGCGTCGGCGGAGGCCGTGCTCGGCGAGGACGAGAAGGAGCTGGGCGTGTGCCTCGTGGACATCGGCGGGGGCACCACCGACATCGCCATCTTCTCCGGCGGCTCCATCGTGCACACCGCGGTCATCGCGCTGGGCGGCAACAACCTCACCAGCGACATCGCCATCGGGCTGCGCACGCCCGCGCACGAGGCGGAGCGCATCAAGCAGAAGTACGGCTGCGCGCTCGCCTCCATGGTGAACAAGGACGAGACCCTGGAGGTGCCCAGCGTGGGCGGCCGCCAGCCGCGCGTGCTCGGCCGGCAGATCCTCTGCGAGA
The DNA window shown above is from Aggregicoccus sp. 17bor-14 and carries:
- the ftsA gene encoding cell division protein FtsA; the protein is MAKQKSGEIIVGLDIGTTKICAIVGELTDSGIDIIGIGTHPSKGLRKGVVVNIEATVASIRRAVEEAELMAGAEISHVYTGIAGGHIKGFNSQGIVAVKEKEVREADIARVIDAAKAVAIPLDREVIHVLPQEFIIDDQGGIKEPLGMAGVRLEAKVHIVTGAVSSAQNIVKCANRTGLNVSDIVLQPLASAEAVLGEDEKELGVCLVDIGGGTTDIAIFSGGSIVHTAVIALGGNNLTSDIAIGLRTPAHEAERIKQKYGCALASMVNKDETLEVPSVGGRQPRVLGRQILCEILEPRVEEIFQLVHREIQKCGYEDLLASGVVITGGSTLLAGMPELAEEVIGLPVRRGMPRGIGGLVDVVKSPMYATGVGLVVYGAKHLDRRMFRIREDGNAYKKVKNRMREWLEEIF
- a CDS encoding cell division protein FtsQ/DivIB, translating into MAFGRAKNRRRQDAAQTRAAVQGAVRTHAPTVLRALLTAALTVGLVWSGVALRAWALASPTFALQEVTFTGLARAGRPELLKLSGLAPGQNLFSLDVDQLERSLMAHPWVRAVEVTRHFPAAVSVVVEEHVPVALVVLGDLYVLDEQGEPFKRVAPSDALDLPLVTGVDREAYVADEAHTRARFRQALEVARAYAAASPSRRERLSEVRLTGDALTLVSATGQEVPLGEGMEAEQLAQKLARLEKVRGELAERGLSAEVIHLDNRARPGWVAVKLSGAGSERTGTATQ